In Aspergillus nidulans FGSC A4 chromosome II, the genomic stretch CAATATGTCAGATGCGCGTGGAGAACAAGTAAAGAAAAGCGAATTGAATGATACAAGAGAGCCAACACCATCTAAAGAGGAAACATCTTTACCGAGACAGATGTGACCATTGTCCTGTTGAATCACTTTATGTACACAGTACAACGGGAATCGGGCGACGTCATTGTTTACTTGCGCTGGGGATCCTCAAGGATACCTTCAGCTTCCAGTCTCCGTCGGGCTTCCTCCAAGGCCCATGTTTGTATCCTGTACATCAGGTCAGTTTATTTATCCCTTGGTGGGCGCAGCATTCTCGGCGGGACATACGAGGTGTCAGGCTTGAAGACGTATGCAACACCAGCAACGAGCAGGCTGCCAATGAATCCGTAGTACCAAATGTTCTCCCAACCCTCCTTCACGTACTTCTGGCCGGGCTTAACGCCGAAGAGGTACCCAGTCGGGGGGTCGTAGTGATCGCCGTGGTCGGCGCCGCCGCGGAGGTTGGTTCGCGTGGAGAAGCCCTGGATGTTCTGAGCGCTGCGGCGAATGCAGCGGGCGCGAAGGCAGTGTGACAAAGGACGAAGAGTCATTTTAGGATATGTGAAGCTTGCTCTGTACTTGGATTAACGGATCGGTACGGGCGGTGGCGGTGTTGAACTTCCGTCGGACGGAGCGCGGTGGGCTCGCGGAGAATGGATCGAGCTTGGAGTTCGTTATATTCAAGataaggagaggagagatgACCCAATTGGTGAACCCCAGGGGAAACTTGTTCACTGGGATCGCAGGGAATGACTCGTAGAGGGGTGACGAGATGAGCCGGTGTACGATATTCAGAAGCCGCAAAAGGCCGATGGAGCCAAGCAGCTAAGCCTAAACAGGAAGATCGCTATGCCGCCTTTCTGCCTCATGTCTCAGGCACATTACTTCGTAGGACGAACGCGTTGGACGCGTTTGGACACACGCTCCTAAATGAGGTGCTTCTGCCCTGGATTGTACAGAGTACGGAATAATCTACCTTTTTGAACTAATCACCAATGTGAAGGAGCTGTTCCACTTAAcggcttcttttttttcgaTCAGACATTGATCGGTAACGTATCCTTACTCTCCAGCTTTTTGGTTAACTACGCCTTTACTAACTGTTTTCGAAGCCAGACTCGAGATGccctgctgctctttgctTGCCGGGATACATTGTCAAGATGAACTCCATTTATAAGGGCCCGCGCCCTATTCCCGCTTCCGCAGATTCGCGCTCGAAACTAGACGCCTTCCGATACAAAAACAATAACCAAAATGGCACTGCGATGtcgccaaagaagacaacCCCGCATAAAGGACATACAAATAAAGAAAATCAAACGTCATGGCTGAATGGCGTGGTGGAGCAAGACAAATCAGAGTCAGATAACCGGCAGAATCTGCAGGAAGGGCCAGAGCCCAAGGCTGTCAAAGATTGCCCACAGACTCCCGGCAATAGGCTGCCTCTGGCAGACCTCATTGGCAACGCAGAAGACGCTTTCAGCCGGGCCCCTATGGCGCAAGAGTTTACGCCAGAAGATTATGTTATCTGGCAGCATGCTCCGCCCAGTTCAAACCCGAGCACCCAGACGCCCGCAACCCAAAGCAAGAAGCGCCGCCACAGCTCGTCTCCGAGTAGCTCTCCCCTAGCCGGTTCGAAAGGGGCGCGGAAAGGATCTTTTGACCTGCAGTCCATTCAGGCCTTGCTTAAGACCCCCCAAAATGACTTAGCAACCGATCTATGGAATAACTATGTCGCCAAGACTGCCGTGAATGTAACAGACCTCCAGCAACCACGCTTTGCGGGTCTTCTGTCATCCTCCCCGCGCACACCCACGTCGGCCAGGGCAGGCCAGGATTCTTCGGGATTAAGGCGATCCATTAGCTGCAATGCTGAATGGCCTAGCACtaaggcgaagaggaggagggtggaaggggagagcCCCCGCAAAGGCCGTGCTATATTCTCACGAACTAGAAGCAACATTATGGTTCCGAAAGATCTAAAAACGTCCAACTTCAGCTCTCTCGTTCAAGAAATGGAGAGAAGTCTCAAAAAGGCTATCCCAAAATACTCAGACACCTCCAAGACCGCACCTGCTATAGCACACACTGAGACGCGACGGAGTCGATCAGCATCCCCGTTGGAAACTAGACTTGCCAAAGGTCCAGTCAGGGAAGCAATCTTGGATAACGAGGTGAATTGTGCTCTTCCCTCTGCAAACCAGAAACCCCCGCAAGATTCGTCATCCGAATTCGGCGATGACGACCTTGATGAGTTTCTTGGATTAGCGAATGTCTCAGATCCTTTCGTGGATCATAATCAAGTAGGCAGCAAATTAGAGCCACATAACACAAACTTCGATCATTCTCTGCCGTCGATGGGAAAGGACGAACAATCATTCGACAATAAGAATAACGATTCGCATGCACAGTCACATAAAGACTTGAAACCTGCTTCTAATAATGACACCGATAACCCTGACAATGACGAATTCGACGACTATTTCGAGGGGCTTTCAGACAATCTGGAAGAACTTCTTGCTGGCTGTGATCAGACACCACACACCAAGCTCACCAGCGCCGTTCAGCAACATCTTCCAACGTCAGACCACCGGCCAGAGAAGCCGCCGACACTTGGGACTGAGTTGCGATACGAAATAAATGAACAGCTTATAACTTCCAGTGATGAatttgacgatgatgactttgaCATTGATTGCTTGGACCAGCCCATTCTACAAGGTGAAGATAGTCCAGATGATGTTCGTCATTCTTAGTGGGTATATCTATAGGCTATCGCTAAGTACCATATAAATAGACCTATAGAAGCCGCAAAACTATCAAACGTTACTTGATCGTTGATATTGCCGAATCTACCTATTTTACACAGAGAGGACGCGTACAGGCAGAGAAGGTTTGACACTTCCTATCCCGATGGCCCTTGTCCCGGATTAACACCATAAAGGTTTTGTCAGTGCAAGACGAAGTTACGAAGCATAAAAAGGTCGTTGTACTACGAGAATCTTGGTACGACAGTCCATGCGATAAGGATCATTATATACACTTGATCGGTGAATTCGATATGAACGGCCACTGCATCGTGAGCGATGCTCAGAATATGATTATAATCCACCCTGACCACCTTATATCCGCAACGGTTATAGCGGACTCGATCAGCTGTCAACGCAGGGCCGTGCTTCAAGAACGCACAAAGCGAACGTCGGACCTTGGGAAGCCACAAGTATTCGGTAACATCTTCCATGAGTTGTTCCAGGAAGCCATGAAGTGGAATCGATGGGATACAGCGTTTTTGAGGACATTGATTGAAGATATTGCAGTGAGACATGTTGAAGAGCTATATCTGATCCACATGAGCATCAACGAGGCCGTGGACCATGTGATGAGTAGAATACCAGGAATACAGCGTTGGGCAGAGCTCTTTCTTCGTCGGAAACCAGGTGTAGGTACGATCGACCGAGTATACTAGCTTTTACTAACTGAATATAGCCACAATCGTTCGTCGAGGATAGGAACAGTTCGAAATTGAAGTTAAGTATCAACAAGCTTCTGGAAGTGGAGGAGCACGTCTGGTCACCAATGTATGGCCTCAAAGGCAACATTGATGCAACAGTTCAAGTTGCGTGCAATGAAGGGGAAGGTGACAAAAACCTAGTCGTACCCCTTGAGCTTAAGACCGGCAATAAGGAGACGAATCAGGCCCATCGGGCCCAAACCGCACTCTATACCTTGCTACTCTCTGATCGTTACGGTAAGCATAAACTGGGCTTTACTTGTTCAACGGCAGCTAGCTAACGGTGCTTCCTCTAGATGTGGAAGTAACATTTGGGCTTCTATATTACCTCGAGACGTCAAAAATCATGCGAATCCGGGGCATACGGCACGAGCTTTTGCACATGATACAGGAGCGTAATCGGGTTGCGGGATATGTGCGGGAGAGAACATATTTACCGCCAATGCTTAGGAAGCCGTCGATGTGCAATCGATGTTACTCTAAGACAGCCTGCTTTATCTACCACAAACTTGCTGATGACGGAAATGGCGAAACCAGCGGCCTTGGTGAAGAGTTCGATAAAGCAATGGAGCACCTGAATCCCTCACATCGTGACTTTTTCCGGAAATGGGACGACCTTCTCACCAAGGAAGAAACGAGCATGATGAGATTTAAGAGAGAACTATGGACTTTGCTCAGCCATGAGCGAGAAGCGCTTGGACGTTGTTTCGGTAACATCGTTATTGAGCCTGGAACAGCCTGCGAGGACAAAGATGGGACTAAGATCAATCGGTACCGCTATACCTTTGTTAAGAAACAACAGTCGCCCACATTTTCATTCGCTGAATCCCAGATCACCGTCGGAGAGCCTATTGTAATTTCAGACGAGAAGGGCCATTTTGCTCTGGCCAATGGATATGTTGTGCAAATAAGCCCTAAGCGTGTTACTGTCGCGGTTGATCGAAGACTTCACAACTCCAGAACAAAGGCAAGTGGATTTGACTCTATTCTGAACCAATCTTTCAGGGGTATTATGGAGATAGAGGGTGACACCCCTCCATCTGAGTCTGCGGAAGAGACCCTTTATCGGCTGGACAAAGACGAGTTCAGCAATGGAATGGCTATAGTACGAAGCAACCTAAttgcgatgatggagaaagatcTGTTCCAGGCTGGGCAGTTGAGGAAACTGATTGTTGAAGGAAAGCCTCCTGCGTTTAAGCCGAACGTTCCTGAGCTGTCCGGATTAGGCATGGCCGGCCTAAACATCGATCAGAAACAAGCGATCAAGAAGGTTATGAGTGCGCAAGATTATGCACTGGTGCTGGGAATGCCGGGAACAGGAAAAACCACGACCATTGCTCATATTCTTCGGGCCCTTGTTGCTCAGGGGAAAAGTGTTCTCTTGACCTCGTACACGCACACCGCAGTCGACAACATTCTATTGAAAGTCCGAGACGACAACATGCGCATACTTCGCATCGGAACAGTTGCTAAAGTACATCCTGAAGTCCATCAGTTCGCTGAACTCACCGCTACCCCCAAAAAGACCATTGCCGAACTCAAAGCCACATATGAGGACTCACAGGTAGTTGCAACTACATGCCTTGGTGTTGGTCACAACATATTCACTCAGCGTGTTTTTGATTACtgcattgttgatgaggcgTCCCAGATTACACTGCCTGTTTGTCTGGGCCCTATCCGAATGGCGAAGACATTTATCCTCGTTGGTGACCATTATCAACTTCCCCCATTAGTGCAAAACAAGGAGGCACAAGCAGGCGGTCTTGATGTTAGTCTCTTCAAACTGCTTTCCGATGCCCATCCTTCCTCGGTAGTCAATCTCGAACACCAATATCGAATGTGCGAAGACATCATGCTTCTTTCCAACACGCTGATCTACTCCGGTCGTCTTAAATGCGGCACCGCCGAGGTCGCTGCGCGCTCCGTAGAGATCCCGAACATAGGCGGTCTCAAGCAGCACCACCTCAGCGATTTCTCTCAGACCTGCAATAGCCGCCAGCTGTGCTTGGGGACAAGTCAAAGCCGCTGCTGGCTACGCGATCTAGTCGATCCCTTAGCCAAAACTTACCTCGTCGACACGGACACTCTTGGAACACCCGCAGGTGAGGTCGCCAACGGCTCGCGAATCGTTAACCCGATTGAAGCAACCCTCTGCACACAGCTCGTAGAGGCATTCATCTCATGCGGCATTCCAGCCCGCAGCATTGGCGTCATCACATTCTACCGCAGCCAACTCTCCCTCCTGAAACAGAACCTCCGTCATCACCTCCCCGCCCTGGAAATGCACACGGCAGATAAGTTTCAAGGACGCGACAAGGAAGTTATCATCCTAAGTTGCGTCCGAAGCAACCAGGAAAATTACGTCGGCGATTTACTAAGTGACTGGCGCCGTGTGAATGTCGCTTTCACAAGAGCCCGCACGAAGCTGCTCGTCCTGGGAAGCAAGAATACCCTGCGCAACGGTAATGAGCTCCTCAGCAAATACGTGGATCTAGTTGAGAATCAGGGCTGGGTATATAGTCTCCCGAAAAACGCTGTGGAGAATCATATCTTTGACGAAGTTCCTCTTTCGACGTATGACCAATCCACGCCTAGTCTGATTAAGAGAGGTAGTCCCAGGAAGAGCCcgtcggtgatgaagaagaccgcCCGCAACCCGTTAAGTCCTGTTCAACAGAGACTGTTTCCGACGGAACCCAGAGAACCTGCGAAGAAGGGTATGAAGCTCCTCAATGGCCAAAAGATCCTCGGGAATCGACTGGTGTTGCAGGACGTGGTTAATGACCTTGTGGGTTGATGTTACTCTGTTTCTTTTGTCTCTTTTTGCATTGCTTAGTTGATTAGTGTCCCTTTGGCATCTGATTATAGGGTTGTATCTGGTATATCCTTTGGCTTGGTTGGGTTCATGGTTTGTTGATAAGAGCTTACATTGGACGGACGAGCGGTATTAACGGTTTATTGGATAGCGGCGCATCAAAGTTTACACTCAAAAGATGAATGTTCTTTTCTATAGTATCGATGCACCAACATATTCCCAACAGATGAAATGCCGTGTGTTCTTCGCCTCTGCGTCTTCGTCTTTCTCAACAGTATTCCCGCCGCTCGCTGGCAATGCCATGATTGTATACCCATCTTTGCTCTCAATCGCGTCCCTTCCAAGGGTGTTTGCAGAAAGGGCAAACCAAGCAGGCGTCTTGCAAAATCGAGGCGCACTTTTCCGGCTGATTAAGTCAACAAACGCGTTCTAAGTGGTTCCATTGTAGACAGAGTAGAGTAGAACATACAAAAGCGTAATAAACAACTGCGTGATCCAGTGCGGGGGTATAAGCCCGCCCCATTTCAGGCTAATGAGATCAGTGGCTATGGCCGCTTTACCACTTATCTCAGGCGCAACATATCGGCAGAGATACGGGTCTATACTGTCAGTTGCGGATACACGTCGCGAGCGTATAGATACCATGGCCAGCCATTCGGAGACCTCGCCGCAGATGTCTCTTAGATCTGGCTCCGACTGTGTCATGGCATTCAGTTCTGAGAATGAGGGAGTGACGACGTTATCGTAGGTGGTCAAGACTGGTTCACAGGGGATTAGTTCGGGATTGTTGCCCTTTAGAGTTGGGTCGCCTGGTCCGCCTGTTAGTTCATGTCTGCAAGCCCCTGGGGGTTATGTTCTGTACCTTCTGCTACACCGGTTGATTCTGTGCCTAGATCGAAGAATAGCCACGTCGTAGGTTGGTTGAGGACGTTCTTGAAAGCCCATTCTACTCTTTGGAAGCCCTTCTTGCCGTGCAGCATTGATGGCAGCCGTAGATTGAGCTCGATAACTGAAAATGTCATTAGTCAAGCCAACAGAATAAGGCTGTATGGATTGCATACCAAACCTCTCTTTTCCATGTTTCTTGCCGCCAGTGCGGACGGGCTTGCCTGTCAACCCAGTTTTCTCATAGTCTTCTTTGCCCAGTTCCAGTTTCAGAACTCCTAAGACGAATCAGCTAAAACTGAGCGTCGGACAGCGCTTCATCTTGCTACCTTCTCTGAGGGTGAAGACGTTGTCCAGCCCCGACCGGCCTTCCGATATCATAAGGATATTCCCTGTATAAGGCATCAGTAACGTTTGTCTGGATATATGGACGCAAATACGAAGTCATTCCTCCCAAGCCCCTGGCTATCGACCAGGTGGGAGAGGTGCTGGGCCATAGTTAGGTACTCTACCTGACTTAATGttggtgttgaagaagtcTCCCTCGatcagagaagaaagcgtcaTAGAAAGGCGAGCATatctcagcttctgcaggtTGGAGTCTAATGAGCTCTCAATGGACAAGTAGACCTCCTTTGGCATGGTGACTTCGACCTGGCACTTAGTCAGCGGGCCTCTAATGACTCTAGGGGAAGGATATAGAGGAGGTACCGTGTGCACGAAATGGTTGCTTAGGATTGCAGAGAATGGGGGTTTCTTGATAGGCGGTTGCTTGGGGTCGATGAACTGAGGCAGTTGGGATATAGTGGTGTAACATTTCTCACGCCTAGAGGcgtcatcctcttctaaTCCAAACATTATAAGTAGGTTCACGGGGTGCTAAACAATATACTTGCTTTTCAATTGAAAGCGCGAGAGCAGCTTCAACAACGGGACCCAGAGAGTGAAAATAAATCGCGCCTCAGGCAGCACTCACAGGCCGCAACGTCACGGGCGAAATTCCGACAAGCTGAACTTTGCGATGATGATTTGCTGGAGCTCAAGTTACTGGACCATTCCTTCAAGCCTGTCTATCCTCGCCATTTCGCTCATTTGTTGATATCGCTGTTGACTCTGTTCACTCGCAGCTGATTACTGCCGTTACGAGCAAGCAATTCAAACTTCTAGCCCCTCGGGGCATCCAGGCTCCGCTAGCTACTCCGCAGATATACAAACATGGCTCCTCCGCGGCGAAATTTATTGCCTAAAGAACGCTTCAGTTTTGCCTTTGGCTCACTACGGACACAAAGCTATCATGATCCTGCTGCAAAGGGACCTGGGACACATACGTACGTCTCCCGAACGAGCACATTGACTGCATCGTCGAATCCTTGAAAGCAAAAAGCTCATACGTATAGGAATGCCACAGGATTCGCACAATTGCATGGAACCCGACTGGTCAGCTAGTCGCCACTGGATCTCAAGACCGCACCCTTCGAATCTGGAATCCTGAGCGCTCACAGGCGCGATATTCTACGGAGCTGCGCGGTCACACCGCAGGGGTCGAAAAGGTCCTCTTCAACCCGGCCCGAGACTCTGAGCTTGCTAGCTGTTCTAGTGATGGCACGGTGCGAATATGGGATGTACGTTCGAAAACATGCGTGAGCCGTTTAGAGGTCGGGAGTGATGCGTTTACTTTGTCGTGGTCCGCCGACGGGAAGGTCCTCATCGCTGGACGAAAGGTAGGATATAATCAACTCACGCGCGCGCAACCATACACCTACTTACGCGAGCTAGGACGACACCCTCATTCCAATAACCGTCGAATCTCCCTCATCTCCAACCGTAACCGGCCAGGTAACCTCCGCCGAGCCCGCCTTCTACAAAACCCTTGACCCACATCCACAACCTGTCCAAACCAACGCAACTACCTTCTCACACCACATCCCACCCGCCGACCTTCCCAACCCGACCCGCCACCTCTTCGCCACAACTGGCGAGGGCACCGTCAAAATAATATCTTACCCCTCCTTCGAAACACTGCATACTCTACACGCCCACACGTCTGCCTGCCTGTCCATCGCCCTCGCCCCAACAGGTCGCTACCTTGCCGTCGGCGGTAGCGACGCCCTGATCTCTCTTTGGGACACAACGGAGTGGATCTGCCGGCGCACAGTTTCGAGTAATAACGGCGGTGCCGTGCGTGGGGTGAGCTTTTCCTTTGACGGGAGGTTCATCTGCGGCGCGTGCGATGAGAAGGAGTGTGGTGGAAACGGGATTGAGATTTTTCACGCGGAAACCGGAGAGAGTGTGCATACTGTTAATACTGGAGGTAGTTCGAACACGGGTGTTTCGGCGGTTGCGTGGCATCCATCAAGGTACTGGTTGGCTTATGCGGTTACGGCGGATTATGGGACGCCCGGGGGGTTGAGGATCGTAGGGGCCGCCGGAGGTGGGGGGTTATAAGTTGAATTTTACGGCGATATCTACCTTTTTATTGCATCTTTTTGCGGTTTCTGTTATGTTCATGGCGGGTAGATAGGTCTAGTGAATGTCTGTTTGCCTTTGATATCTCAATATATAGATATGCACTACAGGAGTCCGATGCTTGGATGTGTGAGTCGAGGTTATTTCTTATAGCTCGCTAGCTATGGTCAGTGATATACACTCTAGAGATGAGATTCCAATGTATTTTCACAAGGATGTATCCACAAAATAGGATTGCCGACTACCCACGTCTCAGAAGCAACCAATACCAAACACCTAACCAAAACTCCAACAATCTTTAGCCCAGGCCACCGAATTCGAATCCCACAAGTCGTTAGTATATCATTATTATTTGGTGAATATGTGCGGAGGTTGATGCCGTCAAGGAACATTGGATGGTATTAGTTAGGATTCCACTCCTCAGAGCCCAGGATATGTGCCCATTGGGCATTGTTGAACCCATCCATATCAGTGTTCATAAGATCGATCCCCCCAGAGTTCAGATCGTTGAGATCTCCGTTGATATTAATTTGGAATTCCCAAGGAGCCGGCATATCTGTATTCTGTTGCGGTCGGTGCGTGCCACGGGGTGTATTCATGGAGCCCATGGATAGTAGGGGATTAGTGTTAGAATTGGTGTCATTCCTGGGATTCGAATACTCAATGAACGCATTCACGTTCGTACTCTCCAACCTTGACGATGTTGTCACTGCTGAATCTTGGATTGATGTTTCCAGtgcgccagaagaagaccggGACTGAGCTTGTTTCGGTGATGAAGAGTGGTCTGTCCGCATGAACGAaggcgtggaagaagagTTCATGGTCGATGAGGCGGAGCTCTCAGGAGCCGAGTTTGAGTTCGTTACGTCGTGGAAGCGGGGCTGGGGATCGAGATCGAAAAGGATACTACCTGTAGTGGCGGGGGCTGCGGAATCGTGGAGAATATCTTGGGCTTTGCTGAATCCTGGTAGATTATTCATAACGGACAATGGCGGtactgcagaagcagcaatggaGGTAGAGTGGGAAGGTTGCTGTCGTGGAGGCTGGCGCCGTTGGCGAGTCGGAAGACAGACGGGAAGATTAGCCCGGTTAGGGTTGCTATCAGCGTCTGTAGCGGCGTGGATAGCAGGGTCCCATGTGGTACAATCGCCTACTTTGTCGGCATTAGGTGAATTATTGAGCGCTTCGGAGTATAGAGCATTCTGTCCGTGGAAGTGATGAATAACATCAGTGATCAATGTCTTCGTTGCGAAGTGGCGAGCTGGTAGCATGTGCTTACCTCTCCATGTGTATGCGCTGAGAAGAAATTTTTGCTCTTACTCCGACCATTTGGTAGTCGGATATCTTGGAATGGTGTTCCTTCAATGTCGACTTCTAATTGAACGAGGAATGATTCGGTAAGAGGATTGTGATTCTTAAGGGCCTCGAGGACAACAAAGACGAACTGCAAGGAGGAACGGGCTGCCGTGTCATCAGGGCGGAACTTAAGATACTGTACAAAGACGCGAGCCGCGACATAAACGCAGAATGATACAAAAGGGTTCATCTAGTGCTTGTTAGCTTGCGCTGTGGTAACCAGGCCGCCCTGTTATCTTACCTTGGTCATATCCATCGAGCTAACCATTTTCATGATGCTAGAAATTTGATCCGCAGCGACGATACACCTCCGCTTACTTTCTAAGATTATCTGGTTTGGCATGCCGTTTTTCTCAGCTTTGAAGATAGCAGCTTGGTGGAGACAAATCGTGGATGTGTGGACCGCTAGATTACAGAACAAGACATTCGGATCTGCAATACCGGCAGGAAGTCGCAAGTGACTCGGCATCGAGAGTGCAAAGTGAAGTAAGATATTATCATGAGACCTGTGACGCTGCCAGAAAACGCCATTGAGATCGTTGTCATTATCTTGAGGCTCGGGGCGATGTAGATGGGTTAAGTTCCGACCAAGTAGGCACGAGACGAAGGCAACGCTTGCGAATGCTGATAGTTCCTCCAGGTCGCTGCCTAACAGCACATCGCTGAGACGGGGAGTTTTTTCTGGTTTGCCGTTGGTGAATGCTTCCTCGCTGGCGGGAAGATTTGTCATGATCTATGGTTCTTTGTCAGTTCCTTTGGTATCGCTTAGTTGTGCGGAGGTAACTGACATCTCGCTCATCAATACAAGTAGGCCATCCAGTCCCGATACTTGCATATCTATCAACGTTGAATGCCATCCAGAAAACCCTtcgtctttcttccttctccgtccAGTCTCTCGGCAATGGTAAGCATTGCTTTACCTCAAGGCCTTCGCCATCCAGGCGGTGCAGTCCGAGCATGACGGCTAGTCTAGCGGCTGACCCAGCACTTAGCCATGCCCTAGGGAAATACATCATTTTGTATTCATAGCTGCCGATAAGAAGCCATGCTTGACAATGCGTCAAAGTGAGGATTCCCTCACCAAGACCCTTCATCTGATCCAATTCGGCGTATTTCCGAGCCCTTTGGTAGAAGAGTGCATGTAGATTAGAGTACTTTTCGCAGACAGCTGATGCGTGTGCCCAAATGATATATTGTAAGCATGCTGGAGGCCGCGAGTTTGGAGCAAAATCCATGGCTGCCATGTACCGAGGACGGTGTATGATTGGCAAAAACGGGTGTATTTTGTCGAAATAAATCGCGTTCCTGACGAGAGTGTGAGAGGTTTGCGCTCGGGAAACGAGAGCATACATACAGCTCATCGATGACCTCCCGGGCCGGGAAAGGCTCCTCCAGACCCAAACTGATCATATCCCATGCAAATGTGTTCGCTGCATCCATCCTTTCCGGTGTAAAGGGCATCTGCCCCGCTGCCGTTGGGCCTTCTGGTGGAGATAACGAATTGTTCATGCTGCCCATGACATGCATCTCGGTGCCGGCAGGCTCCTTCGACAGGCCAACAGGGAATGCATGCTCTTTAGGTTGTGGTACAGTGACGTTATCCGGCTCTTGGGTCTTCAACAACGTCTCAACCTGCGCTTGAGTTCAAGAAGAGCGTTAGCACCGATTACAGGACCAGTAGACTTTAACGCACCTAACCTGGCTTCCAACTGCTTCACATATCCCCGCTTCGGACCACTCTTCTTCCGCGCCTCATCGTATGTGCATTCATGGCCTAGACGCGAGCAAGTGCCGCAGCTGGGCTTCCTCCCATCGCATCTAAGCTTCCTCCGCCGACAAACGGCACATGCTATGCGTTTCGGGCGCGGGACGTAGCTGTTATCGCCGTTATTGATGCTCGCAGCTGCCGCGTGAGAGGGGGGTTGGTTCGTGGGATTTTGGTCGTTATGCGCAGCGGGGAATTCAAAGTTCAGTTGTTGCTGGGTTTGACCGTCTCGATAGCTAGCCATGGCGTGTCGATGTCGTGGGGCTGCGGTCTCGATTCGGAAAGTTCAATCAAATATGCGGAATCGGAGTCAAGAGGCGCTCGACCTCGGTCACAGAAAAAGTGTGAAGAGGCCTGGAGACCCCGCATCAGGGAGATTTAGTGAAGTCAACGGCTCGGAGAAAATAG encodes the following:
- a CDS encoding putative C6 transcription factor Prf (transcript_id=CADANIAT00005085), translated to MASYRDGQTQQQLNFEFPAAHNDQNPTNQPPSHAAAASINNGDNSYVPRPKRIACAVCRRRKLRCDGRKPSCGTCSRLGHECTYDEARKKSGPKRGYVKQLEARLAQVETLLKTQEPDNVTVPQPKEHAFPVGLSKEPAGTEMHVMGSMNNSLSPPEGPTAAGQMPFTPERMDAANTFAWDMISLGLEEPFPAREVIDELARKYAELDQMKGLGEGILTLTHCQAWLLIGSYEYKMMYFPRAWLSAGSAARLAVMLGLHRLDGEGLEVKQCLPLPRDWTEKEERRRVFWMAFNVDRYASIGTGWPTCIDERDIMTNLPASEEAFTNGKPEKTPRLSDVLLGSDLEELSAFASVAFVSCLLGRNLTHLHRPEPQDNDNDLNGVFWQRHRSHDNILLHFALSMPSHLRLPAGIADPNVLFCNLAVHTSTICLHQAAIFKAEKNGMPNQIILESKRRCIVAADQISSIMKMVSSMDMTKYLKFRPDDTAARSSLQFVFVVLEALKNHNPLTESFLVQLEVDIEGTPFQDIRLPNGRSKSKNFFSAHTHGENALYSEALNNSPNADKVGDCTTWDPAIHAATDADSNPNRANLPVCLPTRQRRQPPRQQPSHSTSIAASAVPPLSVMNNLPGFSKAQDILHDSAAPATTGSILFDLDPQPRFHDVTNSNSAPESSASSTMNSSSTPSFMRTDHSSSPKQAQSRSSSGALETSIQDSAVTTSSRLESTNVNAFIEYSNPRNDTNSNTNPLLSMGSMNTPRGTHRPQQNTDMPAPWEFQININGDLNDLNSGGIDLMNTDMDGFNNAQWAHILGSEEWNPN